A region from the Pirellulales bacterium genome encodes:
- a CDS encoding sigma-70 family RNA polymerase sigma factor gives MGANPADELAERIIVWRARSGDRAAFHELVAMYDARLLYYVRRLVCDIDACQDVLQETWLQVFRSLGKLQAPEAFRTWVYRIAYCRAITYARTRTTETAATEDAATIENIDDWNELVILEDAEFVHRALEQLSPAHREVLTLRFIEDMDVKDIAEVVGCSEGTAKSRLHYAKAALRALLEEDIHA, from the coding sequence ATGGGCGCAAATCCTGCGGACGAGCTCGCCGAGCGAATTATTGTTTGGCGTGCCCGTAGCGGCGACCGCGCCGCGTTTCATGAGCTGGTCGCGATGTACGACGCGCGGTTGCTGTACTACGTGCGCCGCTTGGTCTGCGACATCGACGCCTGTCAGGACGTGCTGCAAGAGACGTGGCTGCAAGTCTTTCGCTCGCTAGGAAAGCTGCAGGCTCCCGAGGCGTTTCGTACCTGGGTCTATCGCATCGCTTATTGTCGCGCAATAACTTACGCGCGCACGCGCACGACCGAGACCGCCGCCACGGAAGACGCCGCCACGATCGAAAACATAGACGACTGGAACGAGTTGGTGATCTTGGAAGACGCCGAGTTCGTACACCGCGCGCTGGAGCAACTGTCGCCCGCGCACCGCGAAGTGTTGACACTGCGGTTCATCGAGGACATGGACGTCAAAGATATTGCCGAGGTCGTCGGTTGCAGCGAGGGCACGGCAAAATCGCGCCTGCATTACGCCAAAGCTGCGCTGCGTGCCCTGCTCGAGGAAGATATCCATGCCTGA